The following coding sequences lie in one Populus nigra chromosome 15, ddPopNigr1.1, whole genome shotgun sequence genomic window:
- the LOC133674236 gene encoding GATA transcription factor 12-like: MEAPEFYGASGFFSSQFTSNEKHHSLDSNNKSIGGGDHFIVEDLLDFSNEDDDAMITDPNNNNTIVTATTNSTDSSTVTVVDSCNSSSFSGREPSSFNGDIGSHHTNNFSHHDVHLGSELCVPYDDLAELEWLSNFVEESFSSEDLQRLQLISGMKARPDESSKSRHFQTHGDTDDNNNGDVSNISNINNTMFNPETAVPAKARSKRSRAAPGNWASRLLVLSPTTSSSDTEIIAGPTPHPNSGKKTIKVEARQKKRDGGVEGCDGRKCLHCATDKTPQWRTGPMGPKTLCNACGVRYKSGRLVPEYRPAASPTFVLTKHSNSHRKVLELRRQKEMVRAQQQHQHQQFLHHHQNMVFGVSNGGDDYLIHQHVGPDFRQMI; this comes from the exons ATGGAAGCACCAGAATTCTATGGGGCATCCGGGTTTTTCAGCTCACAATTCACAAGTAATGAAAAGCACCACTCTTTGGACTCTAATAATAAGTCCATTGGTGGTGGTGACCATTTCATTGTTGAAGACCTTTTGGACTTCTctaatgaagatgatgatgccATGATAACTGACCcaaacaataataatactatCGTCACTGCCACCACCAACTCCACGGACTCTTCCACCGTAACTGTCGTTGACAGCTGCAATTCCTCCTCTTTCTCGGGCCGTGAGCCTTCTAGCTTTAACGGCGATATTGGGTCCCACCACACCAATAATTTCTCTCATCATGACGTTCACTTAGGCAGCGAGCTTTGCGTGCCC TATGATGATTTAGCGGAACTAGAATGGCTGTCGAATTTTGTGGAGGAATCATTCTCCAGCGAGGACTTGCAAAGGCTTCAGCTAATATCCGGCATGAAAGCTCGGCCAGACGAATCATCCAAGAGTCGACACTTCCAAACTCATGGAGACACTGATGACAATAACAATGGCGATGTCTCCAATATTAGTAACATTAACAATACAATGTTCAATCCTGAAACGGCTGTCCCCGCTAAGGCTCGGAGCAAACGGTCTCGGGCAGCGCCGGGCAATTGGGCCTCACGCCTTCTTGTGCTCTCTCCCACGACTTCATCCTCCGATACTGAAATTATTGCTGGGCCGACCCCACATCCGAATTCTGGGAAAAAGACAATTAAGGTTGAGGCGCGGCAGAAGAAAAGAGATGGTGGTGTTGAAGGTTGCGATGGTCGCAAGTGCCTGCATTGTGCCACGGATAAGACGCCGCAGTGGCGGACTGGACCCATGGGGCCAAAGACGCTGTGCAATGCGTGTGGTGTAAGGTACAAGTCGGGCCGGCTTGTGCCTGAGTACAGGCCTGCAGCTAGCCCAACATTTGTGCTCACTAAACACTCAAATTCGCACCGTAAGGTGCTTGAGCTCAGGCGACAAAAGGAGATGGTAAGAGCTCAGCAGCAACACCAGCACCAGCAATTTCTTCATCACCATCAGAATATGGTGTTTGGTGTATCAAACGGTGGTGATGATTACTTGATTCACCAACATGTGGGACCCGATTTTAGGCAGATGATCTAG